From the genome of Alosa sapidissima isolate fAloSap1 chromosome 14, fAloSap1.pri, whole genome shotgun sequence, one region includes:
- the sema6dl gene encoding sema domain, transmembrane domain (TM), and cytoplasmic domain, (semaphorin) 6D, like isoform X1, with translation MGSRPLFPLIFVLMASRLEAVSFPEDNVPIEVVDYHYSRQYPVFRGRPSGNESQHRLDFQLMTKIQDTLFIAGRDQVYLVSLRESYRNEIIPYRKLTWRSGQADRETCALKGKHRDECHNFIKVLVPRNDDLVFICGTNGFNPMCRYYRLDNLEFDGEEISGLARCPFDAKQTNVALFADGKLYSATVADFLASDAVIYRSMGDGSALRTIKYDSKWLKEPHFLHAVEYGHYVYFFYREIAAEHNNLGKAVYSRVARICKNDIGGSQRVLEKHWTSFVKARLNCSVPGESFFYFDVLQSITDIIDINGVPSVVGVFTTQLNSIPGSAVCAFSMADIEKVFRGRFKEQKTPDSVWTPFPEERLPKPRPGCCAGHSPAESFKSSMEFPDETLQFIKSHPLMDAAVPSIGDEPWFTKTRVRYRLTALAVDSTAGPNKNYTVVFIGSEAGIVLKVLAKSSPFSLNDSVLLEEIDVFNRAKCLSTNEDDRRILSFHLDKDTHTLYVAFSSCVVRIPLSRCERHSSCQKSCIASRDPYCGWMPHGSCEKLSPGVLTGYEQDVESGNTTRLGDCHEFLATTSAPDYKSYGNPTSDMELSSPSVTPVASGPIDSPKIIATQKPELFGSRKFVLQDDPATHSFDSFPGVPEGVWEVQSGESNQMVHMNILITCVFAAFLLGAFIAGMVVYCYRDAFLRKPRKIQKDAESAQSCTDSTGSFAKLNGLFDSPVKEYQPNIDSPKLYTNLLSNGKDMPPGEDTKTMILSSQPPELAALPTPESTPVLQQKSMQPLKNQWERAQGKVNGSHKEHFPSSPPPHTSVVGNVHIPSAVVLPNATHDQRSAYSTAEMPRSERKVQNTEQSGSKSSRKDHRRSVDARNTLNDLLKHLNDGNGVPKAILADMPQKSRQHLMLDPMVSMTEIPPKVPSREASLYSPSSSLPRNSPTKRVDVPTTPTTPTGPMSTLERQRAYHRSSSQRHSISSMPKNMNSPNGVSVSRQPSMNRGGHMPPTPPSRMDSHGMPMGMHPQPSVSRQSSYSGHGSLPRMGIKRTPSIKPDVPPKPNGFVPQTTQMRVVNKYSY, from the exons ATGGGCAGCAGACCTTTGTTTCCCCTTATCTTTGTCCTGATGGCATCACGTCTTGAGGCTGTCAGTTTTCCTGAGGATAATGTTCCCATAGAAGTGGTGGACTACCACT ATTCACGGCAGTATCCTGTGTTCAGGGGCCGCCCTTCAGGCAATGAATCTCAACACAGACTAGACTTTCAACTGATGACAAAAATCCAAGACACCCTCTTCATCGCTGGCAG AGACCAGGTCTATTTGGTCAGCCTGCGAGAATCCTACAGGAATGAAATCATTCCTTACAGA AAATTAACATGGAGATCGGGCCAAGCGGACAGGGAGACGTGTGCCTTGAAAGGGAAGCACAGA GATGAATGTCACAATTTCATCAAAGTGCTTGTCCCCAGAAACGATGATCTGGTcttcatttgcggcacaaatggcTTCAACCCAATGTGCCGATATTACAGG CTGGATAACCTGGAATTTGATGGGGAAGAAATCAGCGGTTTGGCCCGATGCCCATTTGATGCCAAGCAGACCAACGTTGCCCTCTTTGCCG ATGGGAAGTTGTACTCGGCCACAGTGGCAGACTTCCTGGCGAGTGACGCTGTTATTTACCGAAGCATGGGGGATGGTTCTGCCCTAAGGACCATAAAATATGACTCCAAGTGGCTGAAAG AGCCACATTTCCTGCATGCAGTGGAATACGGGCATTATGTATACTTCTTCTACAGAGAAATAGCAGCAGAGCACAACAACCTGGGAAAG GCTGTGTATTCCCGTGTGGCGCGCATATGCAAGAACGACATTGGCGGCTCCCAAAGAGTTCTCGAGAAGCACTGGACCTCGTTTGTGAAGGCACGCCTGAATTGCTCTGTCCCTGGGGAGTCCTTTTTCTATTTTGATGTCCTTCAGTCCATCACGGACATCATTGACATCAACGGGGTCCCCTCAGTGGTCGGAGTGTTCACCACACAGCTGAACAG CATACCAGGCTCTGCAGTCTGTGCTTTCTCAATGGCGGACATCGAGAAGGTGTTTAGGGGAAGATTTAAAGAGCAAAAAACACCAGACTCAGTTTGGACACCTTTCCCTGAAGAAAGACTGCCCAAGCCAAG ACCTGGCTGTTGTGCGGGGCACAGTCCAGCAGAGTCCTTCAAATCCTCCATGGAGTTTCCAGATGAGACTCTGCAGTTCATCAAGTCCCACCCTCTCATGGATGCGGCAGTGCCTTCCATTGGAGATGAGCCATGGTTCACTAAAACACGAGTGAG GTACCGACTGACAGCTCTAGCAGTTGACAGTACAGCAGGACCCAACAAGAACTACACAGTGGTTTTCATTGGCTCAGAGGCTGGAATCGTCCTCAAAGTGCTTGCCAAGTCATCTCCTTTCTCCCTAAATGACAGTGTGCTACTGGAGGAAATTGATGTCTTCAACCGGGCAAA GTGCCTATCAACCAACGAGGACGACCGGCGcattctgtcattccacttggataaggacacacacactctttacgTGGCTTTCTCCAGCTGTGTGGTCCGCATCCCCCTCAGCCGCTGTGAGCGGCACAGCTCCTGCCAAAA GTCGTGCATTGCATCACGGGATCCATACTGTGGGTGGATGCCACATGGTTCCTGTGAGAAGCTCTCCCCAGGTGTCCT CACGGGCTATGAACAAGATGTGGAATCTGGCAACACAACGCGACTTGGTGACTGTCATG AATTTTTGGCTACTACATCTGCGCCAGATTACAAATCATATGGCAACCCAACCTCTG ACATGGAGTTGTCATCACCGTCAGTCACGCCAGTGGCCTCTGGCCCCATAGACTCACCCAAAATCATTGCCACACAGAAACCTGAACTCTTTGGTTCAAGGAAATTTGTGCTCCAGGACGACCCGGCCACCCATTCTTTTGACTCATTCCCAGGTGTCCCGGAGG GTGTGTGGGAGGTGCAGTCAGGAGAGTCCAACCAGATGGTCCACATGAACATCCTCATCACCTGTGTGTTCGCTGCTTTCCTGCTGGGCGCCTTCATAGCTGGAATGGTGGTCTACTGCTACCGCGATGCTTTCCTACGCAAGCCAAGGAAGATCCAGAAGGATGCAGAGTCGGCCCAGTCCTGCACAGACTCCACCGGCAGCTTTGCCAAGCTCAACGGTTTGTTCGATAGCCCAGTTAAGGAGTATCAGCCCAACATCGACTCCCCGAAGCTTTACACCAACCTCCTGAGCAATGGGAAGGACATGCCTCCCGGTGAAGACACAAAGACAATGATACTAAGCAGCCAGCCCCCAGAGCTGGCAGCCCTCCCAACACCGGAGTCTACTCCAGTCCTTCAGCAAAAGAGCATGCAGCCTTTAAAGAACCAGTGGGAGAGGGCCCAGGGCAAGGTCAACGGATCCCACAAGGAGCACTTTCCCTCGAGCCCTCCACCACACACCTCTGTTGTTGGAAATGTTCATATTCCTAGTGCTGTTGTTCTCCCCAATGCCACTCATGACCAGCGGTCTGCTTACAGCACTGCTGAGATGCCCCGTTCTGAAAGGAAAGTCCAAAACACTGAACAGTCTGGCTCTAAATCAAGTAGAAAAGACCATCGGCGCTCTGTGGATGCCAGGAATACCTTAAACGACCTTCTGAAGCACCTGAATGACGGCAATGGTGTTCCAAAAGCTATTCTTGCAGACATGCCACAGAAGTCCAGGCAGCACTTGATGCTGGACCCCATGGTCAGCATGACGGAAATACCGCCAAAAGTCCCTAGCCGGGAGGCCTCCTTGtactctccttcctcctccctccccaggAACAGCCCAACTAAAAGGGTGGAtgtccccaccacccccaccacacccaCAGGGCCCATGAGCACTCTGGAGAGGCAGCGAGCGTACCACCGGAGCTCCTCACAGAGGCACTCCATTTCATCCATGCCTAAAAACATGAACTCTCCCAATGGGGTGTCTGTGTCACGGCAGCCCAGCATGAACAGGGGAGGGCATATGCCTCCCACTCCTCCGTCGAGGATGGACTCGCACGGGATGCCCATGGGCATGCATCCGCAGCCCTCAGTGTCCCGACAGAGCAGCTACAGTGGGCATGGCTCACTGCCGCGCATGGGTATAAAGAGGACACCTTCAATAAAACCCGACGTGCCCCCCAAACCCAACGGCTTTGTGCCACAGACTACACAAATGAGGGTGGTAAACAAGTACAGTTACTAG